The Besnoitia besnoiti strain Bb-Ger1 chromosome Unknown contig00014, whole genome shotgun sequence genome contains a region encoding:
- a CDS encoding uncharacterized protein (encoded by transcript BESB_025450): MAPPRSIADHTRNSLSSMTSVEHDRLFKALQQKYILPYAAFRRCPLGGWRVSHWLVMTKEEFALVVNQEHLQEASKGLVVGHNVDPDRVKLRITNLIAEELPLQRLITNELTPVLNTELQNVTCSPTVTKFTCALAHLLSYLLFRQLPAQYSGRQEQRSNSSARSVALDTVGLFHQRVVEHGNHEIIDGARASRPDLPTTESERPSCRSKERAIAEAMRVGGPLRTGPPANASAVGRRSCGVSPSLTPAYQGGGWISSLDVVNGVAHEVPQAGADIGAFSAMLLDSDTHRVACVVVLQQLFAELLSDAAKCFDGAFAISVVVPLAILACKDGVEFCLRGHYPRIFRNRWQLWMLTDRINALITQLFDSNCYLARTSALLRFGVLGSEDAQAASTRSLLYHIDGKYRFHNPATIHQNANETKQTAAVGRKGTALNEEGALTTEFSEERTEAFGSSLARLSHENDHQQVQRDRTFTDMRSSCNKVPWLPQLRQPSCVPATPPFSHSQSSHRLTETSFAGKKRPDSGSEGFENAREATRRIADRKGQKRGTKAQGLLQHGNVLNHESASTPVTLHIGPIATVVAALNIWKLYS; encoded by the exons GGTGGCTGGAGAGTGTCGCACTGGTTGGTCATGACGAAAGAGGAGTTCGCCCTAGTTGTCAACCAGGAGCATCTGCAAGAGGCATCCAAAGGCTTAGTTGTCGGGCACAAC GTAGATCCGGACCGCGTGAAGCTACGCATAACCAACCTGATCGCTGAAGAGCTTCCTCTACAGCGCTTGATTACAAATGAGCTAACGCCAGTTCTGAATACGGAGCTGCAGAATGTCACGTGTTCTCCCACGGTCACGAAGTTCACCTGCGCGCTGGCTCATCTGCTTTCATACCTCCTGTTCCGGCAGCTCCCTGCCCAGTACTCCGGCCGGCAGGAGCAACGGTCTAACTCAtcggcgcgcagcgtcgccctCGACACTGTGGGTCTTTTCCACCAAAGGGTGGTGGAACATGGGAACCACGAAATCATTGATGGAGCACGTGCGAGTCGACCCGACCTGCCGACTACGGAATCCGAGAGGCCTTCCTGTCGCTCCAAAGAGCGCGCAATCGCTGAAGCCatgcgcgtcggcggcccTCTGCGGACTGGTCCACCTGCGAACGCCTCTGCAGTGGGAAGGAGATCATGCGGGGTCTCTCCGTCTTTAACACCAGCATATCAAGGAGGCGGCTGGATCAGCAGTCTCGACGTCGTGAACGGAGTAGCGCACGAGGTTCCACAAGCCGGTGCAGACATAGGGGCATTTTCCGCCATGCTTTTGGACTCGGACACTCACCGAGTTGCATGCGTGGTGGTCCTTCAACAGCTCTTCGCAGAGTTATTATCCGATGCAGCC AAATGCTTTGACGGTGCCTTCGCTATCTCTGTGGTCGTACCTCTCGCGATCCTCGCCTGCAAGGACGGCGTCGAATTCTGTTTACGCGGGCATTATCCTAGGATCTTCCGAAACCGGTGGCAGCTCTGGATGCTAACTGACCGCATCAATGCACTCATCACGCAGCTATTCGATAGCAACTGCTATCTGGCCAG GACAAgtgcgcttcttcgctttgGCGTCTTGGGCAGCGAAGATGCACAAGCCGCTTCCACAAGGTCGCTGCTGTACCATATTGACGGCAAATACCGGTTCCACAACCCAGCAACCATTCACCAGAACGCGAACGAAACTAAGCAGACAGCAGCCGTGGGGCGAAAAGGCACGGCGCTCAACGAGGAAGGGGCGCTTACAACAGAATTTTCTGAGGAACGGACAGAGGCGTTCGGGAGTTCGTTGGCGCGACTGTCTCATGAGAATGATCACCAGCAAGTGCAGCGGGATCGCACTTTCACAGACATGAGGAGCTCCTGTAACAAGGTGCCCTGGCTGCCACAGCTGCGTCAACCTTCTTGCGTCCCTGCGACGCCACCGTTCTCCCACTCTCAGAGCTCTCACCGTCTGACTGAAACCAGCTTTGCTGGCAAAAAGCGCCCAGACAGTGGCTCCGAAGGATTCGAAAACGCCCGCGAGGCTACGAGGCGCATCGCGGATCGCAAGGGGCAGAAGCGAGGAACGAAGGCACAAG GTCTTCTTCAACACGGTAACGTGCTCAATCACGAAAGTGCCTCCACACCCGTCACCCTTCATATTGGGCCAATAGCGACAGTGGTCGCCGCTTTGAACATCTGGAAACTCTACTCTTAA